CATCCCGAGCTGGTACATCGGGCCGAAGAAGACGGCGTACTCCGTAGCGAACAGCGAGGCCGTCTCGGTCGCCCCCTCGCGGAAGAAGAGGTCGTCGACGCGCGCCATCGCCTCGGCCCAGTCCTCGGGTTGCAACCGCCGGAACCCGTAGAGGCCGCCGGCCCCGACGAGGGCCTCGAGCGCGAGCAACCCGCCGAGATGAGCGTCGAGCCGCCGCCACAGTTCGCCAAGGCCGACCACGGCGATCGATCCGCCGAGCACCAGCGCCGGCATGGTCGAAACGAACTCCGCGTGCCAGCCCCAGCGGTGGTGGAGGGCCAGCGAGAGCGCACTCCCGAGCACCAATCCAGCGAGCAGCGGCAGGTTCGCACGTGCCGGCGAGACGTCGGCTCGAGCGTCCACCGCAACGCGGAGCGCGACGTACGCCGCAAGCGGGATCAATAGCAACGGCGAACCGCCCCAGCTGTGTATCCCGGCCGCGACCGAGAGGCCGAAGACGACGGCGACTGCCCACGTCGCAGGCGATTGGAGGTGTTCCCGAACCGCCCCGGACTCGCTCGTCCCGCCCTCGAGTCGACGCTGTAAATCGACGGCGAACCACGTCAGCGTCAGGAGCGTGACCCCGAACCAGAGGTACTGGTGGAGTTGATGGTCAATAAACCCGAGTCCCGTATAGACCGCATGAATGGGGGTCACTGCGAAGACGAGGACGGACGCGATTCCGACCCGAACGTCTCGAGTGAGCAAAACCGTACACTTGTAGACGACAACTCCAAGCGCGATCGAGGCGACGACGGGGAGCCACGCCGCGACCGTATCAGCGGCCCCCTGCCCGCCCCCGAGCAGTTCGGCGAGGAACCAGTTGGTCGCGTGTGCGAGCGGTCGGGTCCCGAAGAGACTACCCGACGACTCCGTGAGAACACCGACGTCCGTCGGTCCCGACGATTTCGTGAGCAGGTCTTTCATCCAGTACCGGAAGTAGTAGGGATCGTTCCCCGGTGAGACGACGTACCCCTGCTGAAACACCGACCGATACGCCGTCATCCTGGCGCCAGCGACAACCAGCAGCGCTCCGAACAGTGCTGCCAGTGCACGGAGATCGATGCTGGTCCAGAACCGCTCAAGATCGACTGCGGGTCCGGTATCGTTCACACGCGCTTCAAGGTCCTCACCCGTCAGCACCGATTCGATGACCGCTGGCTCCGCGATCTGATACGCGCCGTCGACCTTCGTGACGATGCCACGCGAGACGAGTTCTCCGAACGTTCCCGAATCGAGATCGACATCGTCGAAGGTCCACGTCTCGTGATCGACATCGACAGCAAGGACGGTCTCGAGTACGCGATCGCCGTCGTCGTGGTCGGCGAGAAACGACGCCGTGGCGTCCGAAACGTCGTCCGGATCGCCGTCAGTAGACATTGTCTGTCCGGTGAGTGTACGACGGCATCATTTTTTCGTTCCGAAGGGGAACCGACCGGATCGCAACGTTACCACACTTGCGCGCCCGGCGTCCCACAATCGTCACAGATCACCGCGTCGTTTCCCTTGAAGCTGCCCCGCAGCAACTCCCCCTCCTCGCAAAACGCACAGGTTCTCCCTTTGAGGGCTGCAAGGACGGGATGGTCAACGACAGAGTCGTCCGTTAGTTGCATCTCGGTGGCACAAAATCATGATTAGGTTATAGTCTTTTTGTGAGAATGGAATATAGACCTGATCTCTTTCTGACGATCGCAGTCACTTCAGATCGATCTGCAGAAACGAAGCCGTTACATTCACAACTTCGAACATAATCTCCAGAAGATAGAATCTCTCTACATAGTTAGAGTTCTAAGTACATAGATTATCTATTATCTTTTCGAGGGTCATTGACAAGCTCGAATAACCGAGTTCCCTCATGAACGCATTCAATATGGCTAGCAGCCTCAAGAACTTCAAGTCGATTGTAGACGGTATTTCTTGAGTAGCCAGTCCAGTCGACTAACGCACCCTTTGTTACCCGGCCGTCTTTTAATTCGTCGAGGATTGCCTCGTCAGCTGGTCTGAGGTCGTCAGGATCCATCGATTTGCTGTTTTGTGCAGCCGCCATGCGCATATATCCCACTAGTACGCATTTAGAGCTGTTCCTGTGCACACTATATATGCATGTGCAAATTGCACAAAAGCTAAGGTAGAAGAACTCTTATCAGGTAACAAGTACGGGGCATCTCAGAGAATTTGAGGCCGGTGTTTCAGGCACCGACCCCGTGCTGGAGCAACCAGCAATGTCAACTACGACTACTACACACGAAACGATTTCGGATGCACAACAGGACGACATCGTCCTTGAGCAATCAGGAAGCTACTACGGATACCTCGGAAAAGACGGCGAGGGATATCACCATCACGTCGATGGGGCCACGAACACCGTCTACGTGACACCAGATCGCGCTGAGCAATTCCTTCCCGACAATGCGGGACTGTACTGGTTTCGCGTTCGCGGCGAACTCGTTCATAGAGAAAAACTCGAGCAAAAGGAGGACCGCGAAAGGTGGATCGCGTACGTCGACTCGGTCCGAGGTTGGATAGACCGTCCGATCCACCTCGACGTCACGGAAATCTTCGCTGAGATGCACGAGGGAGATCAGCGATGACCAACGAACACCGAGTCACGGTCACACTCGAACTTGAGCACCCAATCACCCCTGGAGATCTTGAACGCGCCTACTGCGAAATTCTCGAGCAGGTGGACCAATGAAAAGGGAATTCGCCCTTCAGTGGACGCCCGCCCATGGTCCAATGCGAAAGCTCGTCTTCGAACCCCAATCCGAGGGCGAATACTCGTGGGCTCGCATCGAGTTCGAACTATGCGAGTCACAGTGGCGAGAAGTGGGTATCGAGTACCTCGAGGAAGTCTCATTCGTCAGTGACCACGGAGAAGAGACTGCGCCATCCCACCCTCATCTGGACGGAGGCGACACCGATGAGTAGCGTTCCTACCCCCGGTGAGGTCGACATCGATACACTCGTGCAGGCGATCGATCATCTCCAGGAACAAAACGAGCGACTCACCGAGCGCGTCGATACTCTCGAAAGTGACCTCGAACAGACCCAAGACAAACTCGAGGGGCTCGAAGCTGAGAAAGCAGACCTCCAGGAGACAAACGAACGCCTCCGTGCCCGTCTCAAGGACTGCGAACAGGAAACCACACGGCTTGACGCACTCACAGACGCTACGCGCAAGCGATCGGGAATGAACAAACAGCGTATCGAGGAACTCCAAGCGCGCGAACTCGAAAAGGGTGCACATCTCCTCGCAGAGACCGTCGATCATCATGAGATCGATATCGACGGTGATCACCTCGAACGGATCACGAAAGCCAACGACCGAACCTACTATCGACTCCCCCAATCGGACGATCCACTCGACCGCGGTGGGAACGTCGCACTTGCCCACGGTGACTTGCTGCCAATCCAGCAACTCTCCCGAATGGACGAGGAGATGCTTTGCTCGACGGCGAATGCGTTGCCAACGCGCTTAGCTGCAAAGCTGTGGAAAGCGCGTACTGACTCGAGCGTCGGTGATAACCTGTGGGAGTCCGGCTGCAAGGGGATCAAAGAATACGTCAAGGCGAGTGACCTGAAACACTGGATCCGCCGACAGGAGCCCGGAACGAGCGAGACGTACGCAAAGAAGCTCGTCTCCCGAACGATCGATGCCGTGCTCGATCTCTCGAATCATCGTGTTGCGGTTCGCAAACGGACTGAACGAAAGAACGGGCTCGAGTACACCGAACGTCGGCTCGTCCTTCCCACTGATGCAGCAATCCCGGGTGAGACCCCGGACTCGAGCAAACCAGAACAAAATCCGGAGACAGCTGGCGTCCACAGGTAACCGTAGACACTGGGTAGAACCCACCCTCGAGAGAGCGTAAATCTCTCACCACACAACACCCACACATCACGCAGACGGTTGGTTAGTAGGTTAGGTAGCTGTCGGTGGGTCTCTCGAGTGGTCCTTGGTGGTCACTTCCGAATACGATCTCGAGCATCCATACCGGAGACGACAGCTGTCCACGGACTGTACTGAATATCGCCCTCGAGATTACTAACCGTCACTCACCCCGGCCGTTACAGGGCCCTTACTGAAGCCCACGATCGTCGAATCCATCCATTCGACCGGCCACACACCGATGGCACCAGCAATCGCTCACTATCTCGTCGGCGCATCGCTCCTGTTGTTGCTCATAACGCCCATCGCGCTCCGATATCGATTGGCACCGTGGATACCGTTGGGGCTCGTCGCGCTCGGTGGAATCTGGGGACTAGGGCCCGATTTCCACCATATCGCGCCCATCTATGAGACCGAATTGCGCGCGTTGCACGGCTCACCCTGGGTCGATCTCTTCGCCTTTCACTACACACTCGATCGGCCAGCCGTCCGCGCACAGTATGACGCGAGCGTCTTCGGATCGATCCTGGGATTTTTCGGCGCCGTCACGACATTCATGATTGCCACAGAGTTACGTACCCGAACTAACCTCACAAATACGGCTTCCCCGCATCTTGTCGCACTGAGCGTGGCACTGCTCCTTCTCTTGTTTGTCGCCGCTACGAGTAGCTAATTCGGCTCTATCACACCCACTAATCAGATTACCAGAATTCCCAAGAGAAAGACGATCATTACTCGTTCTGAAGCGAGTCTGCGATAGATTTGAGCTCGTTCTTGCGGAAGAGGGCCTCTGCTTTGTCTGGATTATCTTCATCTAACACGCCTATCTTCCAGAGAATTCCCGCCCGCATCTGTGACTTGGGAGGAAGACGGTTTGTATCAATCTCGTAGTCCACGGCGTCACAGATCGCAGCGAGAGCTTCCTTGGTGAAGGCAGTGGATTCTTGGCGTTCGTATCTCCCCACGGCCAGCCGAATCTCGTTCCGAAGGTCATCCACAGTCTGTGCCATACTGACACCAAGGAGGAGACTCGTCCTGTATATTTCGGCCGTGCATCGAGTACCTCACTATCTAGCGCGACAGAAATGCCATTCGAGCAGAACCAGTGTCTGGACGCGGTTTCGTCGACTGCCGCTGCAATCCACTCATCATTTCAGGTTGAACGTATGCTCTCGAGTCGCATCGCAACTGGGACAGACGTGCCGATACACGAGCTGCTTGCCGTCCGTTCGGCTCTCCCAGTTGCCCTTCTCGTCCACATACCCGCAGTCTGGACACTTCTTGTCCGTCGTTTCGTAGCGCCGTCGAATGCGCTCGAGCACTGTTGTCATATGTCACACTACTACCGGTGCAAGTAAAAACGAGTTGGTCACTCACAACCCCTCCTCTGCTATAGTCTGAGAATTCCCTGCAACCGCCGAAGAAGAGATCCCTGTTGTGTCTCTCTCGAAAGATCAGACGACTGCTCTCGAGCCGTAGACCGACCTTCATATGTCTCGAGGCGGCGCTCGAGTTGTTCGATACGCGCGGTCTTTTCGGCCAGTTGTGTTTCGAGGGCCATCGTCTGCTTTCGAAGCAGCGAAACTCGCTCTTTGAGGTAGACCTGCTCACGATCTCGCGCGGACTCTACACCTTGAGCCGTCACTTCACTCTGTCCCGTCTTAGACGGCTCGTAGAACTCAGAGGTGTGCTCAATCGCTCGAGTGATCGTCTTCTCACCATACGTCGACCCATCCGCAAAGTGTACCTCTCCCCATTTCGGACGGTCCAATTTGGATCGTCGAAACAATCGATCCATCTGGACGGCATGGCCACCTGTCCAGAACGCGAGCAAACAACACAACGCCATATCCGCCTCCGACTGACTCGTATATCCGACAGTCGACCCGTTCCAGAGACGGTCGAATTTATCGCCGTTCGATGCGTTTCGTGCTTTCTCGAGTAGTTCGTCGTCCGAGAGGGAAGGTGCCGAACCTGACTCTGGCGGAGACTCCTCAGGAACGCCGTCATCGCTCTCCCGAACGTACATTGAATGAACCTCCTCGAGTTCGCGTTGCCGATATTCGATTTGCGTTGGTGTTCCCGAGACGAGATCGCCGGTAACTGTAAAATATCGGGCGTGGTCGTACATCTCGACGTGGCCACATCGATTGCGACCTTCGGGAAGCTCACCACGTACCAGAACGTGATAGCCAGTCCCTGATGGCGAGACTTCCGTATACGAGTCTAACTGACCGACTATCGTTTTTGCTTGCTCCGTTGGCCGTCCAGTATCCGGGTCACGACAGTCGTCCAAGTCCACTCCGACAAGTGGATCAGACGTCGTAAACACAAACCCAACCCCATCGACTGGCGTCGAACCCGACTCCACATACTCGAGAGCACCCTCGAAATCACTCCACGTTCCCTCATCCGTTGTCGATGCGAACCCCGCTGTCTGGGGATCGATCGGTACCTTCGTCGTCTCGCCGTTGCGCTTGGTTTCTTTCCAGCAGATCCACTGGTCTCGAGTACGCAACATCTCCGGGACAGTTATTTCATCAATCATAGCTCTCAGTCAGAGTGCCCGAGGGAACGCTGACCGCCACCCGTCGTGCGGTCAGAAACATCACCACTATCCTCAGACTGGCCGGGCAACTCCGATCCAGACTGTGACTTGGGCTCGAAGTCGATCACTGCCGTCTCGTCTTCCATCGCTCGGACTTCGATCCCGCGCCATTCACCGTCGACGCCGACGAGCGCTTCTGAGTAGCCTGTCCGATCGTTGCCAGGCACAGCCTCCTGGATGAAGCGCATCTGTGCGGAATTGAGTCCGAACTCGTCGGCCCACTCGCGATCCATGCCATCGAGATGGTGGAACTGCTTGATCGCACATTGATCGATAATCGCCTCTGATTCTGGGTGCTGGAAGAACTCGTCGACGGTCTGCGTCACAAGTCGAATCGAGAGGTCGTGATGACGGTGGTGCCGAAAGACAATCTCGAGGTACTCGAGACTCGCTGCGTCCTGCATGATATAGCGAGCCTCGTCGATGACGAAGACGACCTCTTTGTCCGTCTCCTTTGCGCGCTCGTAGACCAGCGATATCAGCAACTGCATAATCAAGCTCGTGCTTCCACCGAGACTCCCCTCTTGCTGGGCGAGATCGAGATAAATCACCTTCTCGTCGCGAATATCGAACGCTGTCTCACGGCCCAGGTTCTCGTAGCGCCCGTCTTCTGCGAACGGCCGTAACTGGTCGATAAGCCACGTCGCATCGTCTCGAATCTTCGTCGCCTCCTCGTCCGTCCGGACGACGTATTCGGTCGGTGTCTCGACCATCTCTTCGAGGATATCGAGGACGTCTCGCATCGTCGGACTCTCCTTGTGATGAGTCGCGATATCGTCGGTGATACCATTCCTCGCATACGACTTCTCGATCGCCGTCTCCAGCGTAGTCCGCCGATCCCCGAGTGAAATCCCACGGAGCGCGAAGTAGTTCGACAGGAAACTCATCACGCTATCGAGCTTTTCCCGATACGGACTCGCGTCCTCACCCATCGCCTGCTGGACGCGTTCGGGCGTGGATTTGATTTCGAGCGGGTTCAGTCCCATATCCCCGCCGATCGTCACTCGTTCACCACCGAGCGCTTCGGCGACACCGGCCCAGTTGTTCAACGGCTCGAGGATGATCCCGATTCGGTCCTCGCTTTGCTCGATCGACCGGATGAAGTTCTGTTTCGAGCCGAACGATTTGCCAGAACCCGGATCGCCGATCGTGAACATCGCATAGCCGTTCTCTCGAGCGAACGGATCGATCGCGACCGGGCTCTGATTCTTCCAGTGAGCACCGAATTCGACGCCACCGTCCTCGAGAATCGTCGCGTTGTGCGGCGACGCAAGCAGTGCACCAACTGCCCCACCCAACGCAGTGGCCTCCCGACCGAACGGATTCGCGCCGATCGGGGCTGCAGCCTGAATTGCCAGATCCTGCTTGCAAATCGCCGTTTTCGGCGAGAGCCCAGCTGGCTGTTCACGAAGCCGACTGCGAATGACGCGAACGTCCTCGCGCAACACCTCACGTGAATCCGCGCGCACCGTAATGAACATCCCCTGATCGAACACGCGACTCCCGTTCTCGACGCTTTTGTACGTCGACAGCGCCTCGTTGGCTCGCTCTTGGAGATAGCTCCCACGAACAGTTCGCTCGAGATCTGCATCGGCCTGAAGATCGTCGGCAACTCGCTGGAGTTCGTCTCGAGCTTGCTGTTGGCTCTTCGGTGTGACGTGAACCGTCAGATCGAACTCGATGTCCGTGAGCTCGAAGAGGTCGGTTAGATAGCCATCCTTCGGATAGTCGGGATAATCGGCGATGTAGAGTGTGGAGGTCCACTGATCGCCAACACGAGCGGTCCGCGTATCCCACTCGATCGCTGCCGGTGCGATAACGTGCTGGTGATGCTCCGCGATCTCGTCGAGGACCTCACCTTCCTTACTCCCGTTCTTTAGGGCCGTCTCCTCGAGGAGATCCGCGAGCTCGACCTCCTCAGGATCCTCGGATCGCCAGTAGTCCCATGCAAACGCTACAAGAAGTGTGACCAGTGCCGTTCCCCCAATATAGAACGCAAGTCCGGCCTGGGT
This portion of the Natrinema salinisoli genome encodes:
- a CDS encoding VirB4 family type IV secretion system protein, whose protein sequence is MTAMHMLSIVDQLQSSLPDSGTQAGLAFYIGGTALVTLLVAFAWDYWRSEDPEEVELADLLEETALKNGSKEGEVLDEIAEHHQHVIAPAAIEWDTRTARVGDQWTSTLYIADYPDYPKDGYLTDLFELTDIEFDLTVHVTPKSQQQARDELQRVADDLQADADLERTVRGSYLQERANEALSTYKSVENGSRVFDQGMFITVRADSREVLREDVRVIRSRLREQPAGLSPKTAICKQDLAIQAAAPIGANPFGREATALGGAVGALLASPHNATILEDGGVEFGAHWKNQSPVAIDPFARENGYAMFTIGDPGSGKSFGSKQNFIRSIEQSEDRIGIILEPLNNWAGVAEALGGERVTIGGDMGLNPLEIKSTPERVQQAMGEDASPYREKLDSVMSFLSNYFALRGISLGDRRTTLETAIEKSYARNGITDDIATHHKESPTMRDVLDILEEMVETPTEYVVRTDEEATKIRDDATWLIDQLRPFAEDGRYENLGRETAFDIRDEKVIYLDLAQQEGSLGGSTSLIMQLLISLVYERAKETDKEVVFVIDEARYIMQDAASLEYLEIVFRHHRHHDLSIRLVTQTVDEFFQHPESEAIIDQCAIKQFHHLDGMDREWADEFGLNSAQMRFIQEAVPGNDRTGYSEALVGVDGEWRGIEVRAMEDETAVIDFEPKSQSGSELPGQSEDSGDVSDRTTGGGQRSLGHSD
- a CDS encoding helix-turn-helix transcriptional regulator; this translates as MAAAQNSKSMDPDDLRPADEAILDELKDGRVTKGALVDWTGYSRNTVYNRLEVLEAASHIECVHEGTRLFELVNDPRKDNR
- a CDS encoding HVO_0649 family zinc finger protein, whose amino-acid sequence is MTTVLERIRRRYETTDKKCPDCGYVDEKGNWESRTDGKQLVYRHVCPSCDATREHTFNLK
- a CDS encoding HVO_A0556 family zinc finger protein, producing MQLTDDSVVDHPVLAALKGRTCAFCEEGELLRGSFKGNDAVICDDCGTPGAQVW
- a CDS encoding MFS transporter, yielding MSTDGDPDDVSDATASFLADHDDGDRVLETVLAVDVDHETWTFDDVDLDSGTFGELVSRGIVTKVDGAYQIAEPAVIESVLTGEDLEARVNDTGPAVDLERFWTSIDLRALAALFGALLVVAGARMTAYRSVFQQGYVVSPGNDPYYFRYWMKDLLTKSSGPTDVGVLTESSGSLFGTRPLAHATNWFLAELLGGGQGAADTVAAWLPVVASIALGVVVYKCTVLLTRDVRVGIASVLVFAVTPIHAVYTGLGFIDHQLHQYLWFGVTLLTLTWFAVDLQRRLEGGTSESGAVREHLQSPATWAVAVVFGLSVAAGIHSWGGSPLLLIPLAAYVALRVAVDARADVSPARANLPLLAGLVLGSALSLALHHRWGWHAEFVSTMPALVLGGSIAVVGLGELWRRLDAHLGGLLALEALVGAGGLYGFRRLQPEDWAEAMARVDDLFFREGATETASLFATEYAVFFGPMYQLGMGFYLALVVLGWVAWVVFRRYEPGWLLVGTYAGYLLVLAGIQVRFAGQLAIPLAVLTGLGLVQLFAVVDLARTPVPFRDAETDARGDASVAADGGSSSRPTISIPDGRKLGYVIGIGVLVFGLSLIYVPGLTANVTYSDSQIEAVGAIDDHADGANRTYPENFVLSEWGDNRMYNHFVNGESQGYGYAQSNYAEFQSTTDPDDWYEQSNGRVGYVVLTDHDGEVAPETAQAQLLENRGAGWNGTTALAHYQAIFVAEDAAAFALVPGATLEVRGSAGENVTVTTEVSVSDESFAYEREVAVGENGRASVTVPYAGEYTLGDRTATVTEADVLNGQSVALEE